TCGATCGGGGACGCGACGGAGATGTTGTCGATCGGGAACGCAGTCTGGAAGGCGTCGTTGCCGTTCCCATCGACCGAGACGAGTGGGGCACCTGCCGTCGCAGTCACGTTGTCTATCGGAAACGCGAGCGCGGCTGTGTGCTCTCCACTCACTCCATCCTCGTGGACCGTCGCGGGTGCAAGTCCCATGCTGCCGACCGCACCACTCGTGAGAACGATGCAGGCCAGCAGCAGTTTGACGGCGATTCCATCGGCGATGTGGGTGTCTTTCATCATCACACGTATTGCTCGGACGGAGACGCCGATGAGCATAGATGCTCAGTACTGAGGACGTTTCGCTTCTCAGGACGCGTACTATCTAGAGTAGAGCCGCCACTGCAGGGCTTGGATACGTCGCTGGTGCCGAAGGCTCATCCGAATCTTGACTACTGGTACCATCCAACACGATACTATGGACGACGCCCTGGAGTACGTGACTGACGGCGTGCTCGTCGTCGATGAGGGGTGGCACGTCACTCGGGCGAACGCCGTCGCGGCGGCCAGCCTCCATCACGACGTCTCGGAACTGACCGGCCTCGATGTCCGCGATGTCTTTCCCCGGTCGGTCGACTCGCGGTTCCACGAGGCCGTCGCGGATGCGGACGCAGAGCCGATTGCGACCGACTTCGAGGACTATTTCCCCGACATCGGGAAGTGGTTCGAGGTTCGGACGGTCCCCGTGGATGGCGGGATGATAGTCGTCTTCCACGATATCACTGGTCGCAAAAACCTCGAAGACTCGATTACCGACCGCGAGGCGGAGTTAGACCGTCTCACGCGCATCAACGCGACCATTCAGGAGATAATCCGTGAACTGGTCGGCGCGACGACTCGTGAGGAAATCGAACGGACCGTCTGTGAACGGCTTGCGGCGAGCGACCTCTACGAGTTCACGTGGATCGGAGAGCGCGACCTGCTGACCGACCGTCTCATCCACCGGAGTGCGGCCGGCGAGTACGAGGGCGTCGTCGAGTTGCTCGTCGACGAGAGCGGAACGTCCGACGGGCCGGAGTCCCTGGAACAAGCCGTCACACGAACCGGTGAGACGCGACTCGTTCGACAGCTCGTCGAGGACGAGTCAGTGCCCGAGTCGGTACGGCGCGTCGCGTTCGCCCGCGGACTGCAGTCTGCCATCGCGGTCCCCGTTCGATACGGTACGACCACCTACGGCGTCCTCGGCGTGTACGCGGCTCGCGCGAACGCCTTCACCGAGCGTGAGCGCAAGAGCCTGGCGACGTTGGGCGTCGCAACGGGGTTCGTTATCAACGCCGCTCGACAGCGCAATCTCCTCCTGTCGGATACGGTGGTCGAACTCACGTTCCGCCTGACCGATTCTGCGGACGTGCTGCTGGCGGCATCGTCTCGACTAGCCTGCTCGCTCGCGGTCGAAGGCATCGTCCCGCTCTCCGAAGGCGCGTTGCGCTGTTTCGTCGGCGTCGAGGGCACGCCACCCGGACACCTCCTCGAGGCGGTGAGAGACTCGACTGGGATCGTCGACGCCCGCGTCGTCCACGAAACGACGGCAGACGAAGCGACCGATGGTGGACTGCTCGAACTCACTATCACCGAGGAGTCACCACTCTTGTCCCTGGTGGAGTACGGCGCAACCGTCCGGACGGCGACGTACACTGAGGGCGTCGGACGGGTCGTCGCGGAACTCGCCCCTGACGAGGACGTCCGCGCAGTGGTCGAAGCCGTCGGTGAGCGATTTCCCGACTCGAATCTCCTCGCGAAGCGGGAACGAGAGCGGGACGTCGAGACGGCTCAGGAGTTCCGAAGCTCGCTCTACGAGCGACTCACCGACCGCCAGCAAACGGCACTGAGGGTGGCGTATCACGGCGGCTACTTCAAATCACCACGTGACAGCACGGCCGAGGAACTCGCCGACGGACTCGGTATCTCCTCGCCCACGCTCCACTACCACCTCCGGGCCGCCCAGTGGAAGCTGGTCGACGCATTCATCACCGATGACCCGGGCCGACCACTTCGCGACGAGCGTGACGGGTGGCACGGGGGTCAGGGGGTCGACCGATGACAGCGCCCCCGGGTACCGGGCCGAACCGTGAATCCACGGAGAGTCTCTTCGACACGTTGCCCGACCCCGTTCTGTCGTACGGGTCCGAGCGGTCAGGTGGGCCGGATTCGAGTCCAGATGCGCTCGTCCTTCGCATGGTCAATCCCGCCTTCGCATCGACGTTCGACGTCGACCGCGACTGGGTCGGCACTCCGCTCGAGCGCGTCACCGTTGCTGGTCGAATCGTGTCCGACACAGGTGACGACGCTGACGCCAACGACATCAGCCCGCATGACACGACAACCGTGAGAAGAATCCTCGATGCCATCCGTGGAACAGCCAACTCGACGGTCCGATTCGCACAGCATCACTCGGATGACAGACGTCAGTTTCACGTCCGAGCGGTCGACACAGGGGATGACGACACTGACGGCTATCTCCACTTCACTACAGTCTCAGAACTCGAACGACGAGCGCTCGAACTGGTGGCGAGGGTCGACCGCCTCGAACGAACCTTGGACGTCGTGACCCACGACATCATGAGCCCCATCGAAGTGGCTCGAATCCGCCTCGAAGCAGCACAGGAGACCAGCGAGGCGGTCCACTTCCAGAAAGTCGCGGGCGCACTCGATCGTATCGAACAACTAGTCAGTGATGTCCATTCGGTCAGTGCAGGGGGTATCGACCCGACCGACACGGTTGCGCTGGGGGACGTCGCCGAGTCCGCGTGGGAGACAGTCGACACGGCCGAGGCCACGCTCGTTATTTCACCAGATGCACCGACTATCCGAGCCGATACCGACCGTCTCCGCCAGATGTTGGAGAACCTCTTTCGCAACGCCGTCGAGCATGCGGGGCCTGATGTGACCGTGACTGTCGACCCGATTCCGGATGGGTTCGCGGTCGTCGACGACGGTCCGGGAATCCCGTCGGAAGTCGGCGACAATGTGTTCAGGTTTGGCGTGACGACTACGCCGGAGAGTCGAGGGCTCGGACTCGCCATCGTCGATCGGATCGCACGGGAACATGGCTGGCGGGTGTCGGTCGTCTCACCCGACTCTACATCGACCGACTCGAATACGGGTGCCAGATTCGAGTTTACGGGTGTCTCGATTCTCACGTGACCGACTGATGACGACCCGGTGAACGATTCACCTGACGGTGATGGTGCGAGTCGAAACAGCTCCGAGCCCCATTCACCGTCGGTGCTGGCGCGGACGAGACCACACCTGTGAGTGACGGCTCTCGAGAAACTCACTCCCGTATTCAGCTTTCTCACGACGAGTGACCTCTTCCCGCGCCGACAGTCTCGGCTCTGCGCTCGATTCTGTATCAGTCACT
This is a stretch of genomic DNA from Salinigranum halophilum. It encodes these proteins:
- a CDS encoding bacterio-opsin activator domain-containing protein — protein: MDDALEYVTDGVLVVDEGWHVTRANAVAAASLHHDVSELTGLDVRDVFPRSVDSRFHEAVADADAEPIATDFEDYFPDIGKWFEVRTVPVDGGMIVVFHDITGRKNLEDSITDREAELDRLTRINATIQEIIRELVGATTREEIERTVCERLAASDLYEFTWIGERDLLTDRLIHRSAAGEYEGVVELLVDESGTSDGPESLEQAVTRTGETRLVRQLVEDESVPESVRRVAFARGLQSAIAVPVRYGTTTYGVLGVYAARANAFTERERKSLATLGVATGFVINAARQRNLLLSDTVVELTFRLTDSADVLLAASSRLACSLAVEGIVPLSEGALRCFVGVEGTPPGHLLEAVRDSTGIVDARVVHETTADEATDGGLLELTITEESPLLSLVEYGATVRTATYTEGVGRVVAELAPDEDVRAVVEAVGERFPDSNLLAKRERERDVETAQEFRSSLYERLTDRQQTALRVAYHGGYFKSPRDSTAEELADGLGISSPTLHYHLRAAQWKLVDAFITDDPGRPLRDERDGWHGGQGVDR
- a CDS encoding sensor histidine kinase, with protein sequence MTAPPGTGPNRESTESLFDTLPDPVLSYGSERSGGPDSSPDALVLRMVNPAFASTFDVDRDWVGTPLERVTVAGRIVSDTGDDADANDISPHDTTTVRRILDAIRGTANSTVRFAQHHSDDRRQFHVRAVDTGDDDTDGYLHFTTVSELERRALELVARVDRLERTLDVVTHDIMSPIEVARIRLEAAQETSEAVHFQKVAGALDRIEQLVSDVHSVSAGGIDPTDTVALGDVAESAWETVDTAEATLVISPDAPTIRADTDRLRQMLENLFRNAVEHAGPDVTVTVDPIPDGFAVVDDGPGIPSEVGDNVFRFGVTTTPESRGLGLAIVDRIAREHGWRVSVVSPDSTSTDSNTGARFEFTGVSILT